From the genome of Leptotrichia sp. HSP-342:
GCAAGGAATTGGCCTAGGAAATGCTGTACTTAATTCTATAAAATCTTTAGGACATATTGCGACTTTCAAAATTTCAACATTGGAAATGAAAAGCCAGAAAGATCTCGATGAAGATGCTGGAGGAAATATCGTTCCAGCAATTAGAAATCTATGGAATGACAAATATGGTCCAATAAGAGCTTATTCATTTATGTTGTATGTTCTTCTTGTAGTACCATGTGCTGTAGCAATGGGAGCATTAAAACAGGAGTTTGGATGGAAATTATTAGTATTCCAAGTATCAATGTTACTAATCTTACCTTATGCTGCATCAGTATTATTTTTTAATATCGCACGATTATTTGTATAATTCTAGAATTATTGTAATTTAAATATATTTTTAGATTAAAATATAATTTTAAAATAATTTTTCTAAATAAAATTTATTATTAATCATACAATCTTGAAAGGATAACAAAACATGGTAAAAACATTCATTGTTGCTGTGATTGCAGCTATAATTGTGCTTGCAGTCTTTAGAAAAATATATAAAGATTATAAGAAAAATAAAAATTTTTGTGGAACAGATTGTTGTAGCTGTTCAGGTGCTTCAACCTGCAATTCACATAGAGAAACAGAAGATAATAAGAAATAATATAGTTTGAGTATTATTTTTTCAAAGTTTAAAAAAAGTATTTAAAAATTTTATTATAAGAATCCTTCTGTATAATTATATCTGACCAATAGAAAAAGTGAAAACTTTTTTCTTCAAAACTCCTTTTTAAATATGCTATCACAAGGGTAGCATATTTTTTTATAGCTATTCTTCCTACTAAGACAAATAATACGGTATTTTGAGATAATTTTTTTTGAACTGCTAAACATTACCATATTTTGTTATATTTTTTTAAAAGTTTGGGAAAATAACCATTTACCTTATGCGTTGGTTACCTGTTGGTTACCTTTTTTGATATATTCAAAGTATCATTTTTAGACTTTTAAATAACATTTTTATACTACACCCTTAAAGAAATCTATTCTGTTAATGGATTTTTTTAATTCCTGTTCATCTACTTTAATATAATAATCATTTGTTGTGTTTATATTTTCATGTCCTAATATATCTGTTATTTGAACTTCATTTAATTGATATTTACTCATAAAAGTTGCCAATGTTTTTCTGCAATCGTGAGTTTCGTGTTTTTCTATCCCTAATGTTTCAAGTGTTTTATAAAATTTTTCACGAAAATAATTTTCTCGAATTGGCTTATTTTCATTATTTTTTTTCTTAAATACCCAATTCTTATTGTAAAATAAATAATCTGTAGGACTATCTTTATAAAGATTTTCTATGATTGGGTAAATATCATCACGAATTGGGATTTTTCTATTCATTCCTTTTTCTGTCTTATTTCCACCAAATATGATTCCATTTATCAAGTCAACATTCTCTTTTTTTAAATTGACAGCTTCCCCAATTCGCATTCCTGTATAAATCATAATTAAAATGTATTCTACCCAATCAATTTTAATATTATCCCACAATTTTTTAATATCATAGCCAGTAAATATATTTATTTTTTTAGGTTTGCTTTCTTTTGGTAGTTTTATATGTTCCACTCTATTTGTAGTTAGTATTTCCATTTCTATAGCATATTTATAAAGTACACTTAAAAACCCTTTAGTAATACTTTTTGTTCCTTTGCTACAATTTAAACTATTTATAAGACTTTGTAATTGTGGAGCTTTTATATCCCTAAATATCAGGTTATATAATGGTTTACATCTCTTATAACTGTTTATATAAGATTTAAAAGTTGCCTTAGCAACATTTTTTTCTTGAGCTTCTTTAAATAAATTGAATATTTCCTCAAATGTCATTGTATGTGTTTCTAAATTGTAAGGATTAAATAAATATTCATCTAATTTTTGCTGTGCTTCCTTTTTCGTTTTATACAGTCCTAACGATACTCGTTTTTTTGTTACTGAGTCTGTAACTCGTACCCAGTAAGGTTTATTCTTTTTAGTTTTTGTTATACTACCTCTACCATTTCCTTTCTTAGTTCTATTTTTTGCCATTTCTTCCCCATTCTAAAATCTAGCTATAGGGCAGTATCATTCTACCCTATAATTTTAATATTATTTTTCTTTCATTGCAATATATTTATTTAAAAAAATATCTGTATTAATTCAGAATTTTTTAATTTCAATATCCTTTTCAACAAAAATATTTCTTCCTGTGTAAAAAAATACTTTCCATTTATTTTCTTATTAAATCCACTCTCTGAAATTCTCATTTTTTCAGATAATTTTTTATAACTCAATTTTCTATCCCTAATCTTATCTTTCAAAATATTATACATTTCTTTTTTTAATTCCAAATTCAATTAAATCACTCTCCATTTCATTTTTAAAAAACTTATTTATTTTTTTTGAAGAGTGTGATAGAATAAAAGTGCTTACGAGGGGCTTTTGTTAAGTCCTTCCTTTTATTTTTATCAACACTCATTCTACTTTCAACTCCTAACTAATTTACTTAGTAATTTAAAGTATTTTTTCAATGCTCCTGTCTTGATTTATAACTATTTTTTACTTAATTATCCCTTATATTACCTAACTTATCTGTGTAAATTGTCCTTTAAAATTTCATATATAGGTTTCACAATTTTTTACTTTCTCGAATTTTTTAACTCTTTTATCCTATATTTCCACAAAGGACAATTTTTATAAGGGCAATTTATAACTTTTTGCTCATCATCATCCCAGCACTCAAGACAATGCTTTTCAATAGACTTCTTCATATCATCTTTTTCATCCATTTTTCATCCTTTCCTTAGTTTCAATCTCTACTCCAAACAAATAATCTTTTTCTATCAATAACTTCTAAATGAGTTTTTAAAGCATTGGTATTATTAAATAGAGCCGTTAATTGTTTTTTCTTTGCTATTGTCAAATAATTTATTGTTTTTTCTAGTTTTTTTTGTGTTCCAACTTTCTTTAATTCTACATTAGCATTAAATCCTTTGGATTTTTTCCATTCTTGAGTAATTAGTTGTCTTAATTCGTTTATTTTAAAATGTTTATATACTCCTTTTATAACAAACAAAACAATGTGTATATGTGGAAGTGAATCATAATTAGTATACTTTATTTCAGTTACTTTAAAGTATTCTCTCACAATCCTTTTCATAAAGGGCCTATTTAACAACTTTTTCAAATTTTTGTTGTTATCGTCTATTTCTTTTATTATTTTATTTGCTTCAATCTCAACATTATTACCATTTAAAGTTAAGCAAAACACCTCGTACTCTTTCATCAATTCAAAGGCCCTATCTTTAAAATTATAAAATTTAATTGCTTTGTTTTTTAAATTACACACAGGACAAGCTGATTTCTTACATCTGAAAATTCTATGAAGCCATTCAGAATGATTATACCAATATAAATACTCATTATAGCAATTTTTTATGTTCAATAATCTCTTTTCTGAAATAACATCTTTAAACTCCTCTTTTTCATATATTTTAATGCCTTTCTCATAATACTCAATATACTTTTCTTCTTTGTTCAATCATTATCATTCTCCTTTCTAAATTCAATTCTCATTTTTTCTACCCCTCCTACTTACAAAAAACATTGTATTTCATTTATAAAAATGTTTTGTTTTTTCTTTTTCTCTATACTACTATTTAATAATAGAGAAAAAAAATTTTTTTAACATCTTATAAAGTCTCAAAATATCATTTTTTTATAAAAAATAATACTATTTACTCTTGTTGTAAACCTATTATACAATTTTTTTTATGATATTTCAACCTAATTTTTTTGATTTTGTATTTTTTTAGATGTAAAATTTAAAAATATTGTTTTTTGACAAAAAACGAATAAATTTAGTAAAAATAAATGAAAAAATATCAAAAAATCAATGATATTTAAAAAAGATAAAACATCTTATAAGATGTTTAAGTGTACAATTTATTATTGTTGATTTTTTATATTTCTATATTTTATAAAAATAGTACTTTTATCATTGTTTTTAACATAATTATATAGTATAATATGTATAATTAATAAAATAAGAGGTATAATATGGATGAAAAAAATAAAGAATATAATGTAGAAATAGGGGCTATAATACGAAATCATAGAAAAAATAAGAAAATTACACAAATACAGCTTGCTGAAAGAGTGGGATTGGGAAAGGTTAGTATACAGAAGTATGAATCTGGAGAAAGAGCTGTGCCATTTAATGTTTTGGTCAATATTTTTAAAGAGCTGGATATTAATATAGATGTGTTGAAAAAATTTTTTAAAAATGAGGAAATTAGTGATTTTAAAAATATTCTTTCATCTTTACTATTAGGCGAAAAATCAAAAAAAAAATTAAAGCAAATATTACTTTTTATTGATTATTTTGAATCTCTAGGATTTTCATTTTTTATAACAAATACTTTGGATAATGAAAATAACTTAAGGTATGGAACTCTTGAGGATTTTATTAGAAATCCAAAAGTTGTGATAGTTAAAGCTCCAAATAATAATTATTTTAATATTGGCATTAAGGATTTTTTGCGTTTTTTAACTCTGTATTCTACCAATAATATAAAAAATTTGTATAGTTTTTTAGAAATTTATCATTTGGATAGAAGTGATACTATTAATGACCCTTCTGAAATAGATAGAATTCAAGACCTTTTTAGTGAATATCCTTTAACCCAAGAAAGCAATTTTGAAGAAATTTTAGAAAAACTGGATAAAAAAAATAAGGGAGTTTAATTTGGCTCCCTTTTTGTATAAATGCTTGATTTTATTATTACTTAATAATTAATTCTCTGTTGTAAGTTAATATTCCATCAGTTGCTACATATGTACCTATAATTATACTCGCTTTTTATTAATTCCTGAATTTAAAGTTACTGTATAATTTAAGTTTGGGAGTTGAGTAATGGTAATTTTGACATCTTTAGTTGAATATAAATTATATTTGATATCTTCGATTGTTACAATTGCTAACACATCATTTTAACTTATAATTTTATTTTTCTTGCTAAATTTTCATTATTGTTTTTTCCAAAAATATTATTGAAAAACTAATCTGTTTTACTTTCTCTTGTTTGATTGTAATTTTCTGAAACATATTTGGTATAAATAAGTTTATTTTCACTTAGTACAGTTTCAACTTCAAGCACAATTTCTCTAACATCATTTCTTTTTAACTGTCTATATTTAAAATTAAAACATAAAACAATATTTTTTACTACATCACTAGTTGTTAGTATAGATTCCTTCATTTTTATACTTATTATCATATCTTATGACCAACCATCATCATTTACAAACAATCTAGAAAGTTCACTATCATTCAATATATAAAATTTCGATTTAGACTTTTTCGCAACACTAAAACTAATAATTCATATTTAAAAAATAAATATAATTGCTTTTTTTATAAATTTTCTTCTGTTTCACTATTACTTTAGTATATTTTCTATTTTTTTACTTAATTTATTCATTGTATTTTTCCTGATTTTTAGGAGAGTCATTTTCTTGTTGGTTCATTTTGTTTATAGTATTATCAATTATTCTCTCAATTTCTTTATCCTCTATTTCTTCTTGATTTTAATTAATAGTTTGTTTTTTTGAGGAATTTTTTTTGCTTTTTTGCGAAGAAACTTTGCTATTAGTTGCTTGTTGTATTTGTTCTTTAGTTTCATTATTAGTTTGAGGTTGAACTACTTCAGTAGTTGGTACTGACTTTTCTATTTGTGGTTTAAATTGTTCTTTTTGTTTTTCTTCTAATTTTATTATTTTCTTTTGCATATTTAAAATATAAAATACTCCACTAAGAAGTATAATTGTAGATAAAATAACTACTACTCCTATTAAAATTTTGATTACTTTATTGTCATTATCTTTTTCCATTAACAGCTTCTCCTTTATTTTTAAATTCTTAATAATTTTAACATTTCAACATATTTAAATTGTTCATATGATTATAAAAAAATGTATAAAAAACTTTCATTTCTGAAGTAAATTTATTCTACTCTTTTTTAATAATAAATTAGTATTGATATCACGTATATTGTGTTATTTATTGTTTTTCGCTATTTTTACCTGCAATTTGTTTTTCAATTGTTGCTTCTACAGTCATAAAATAAGAATACCCTATAGTAGATATAACAAAAATGCTTAATATCAAAAATATAATTTTCTCAAAAAATTCTCCTTATAAATATTATTTCTACAATCCATCATACCGTCTCGCGAGTTCAATAGCTCTACTTTTTATCGTATCAATTTCACTATTTACAATTGTTACAGCTGCACCTATACATCCATTCATCTCACTTGCTATAGAATCCATTGATTTCTCACGCTTTTTTATCCAAGCTCTTTCTTCATTACGAAGTGCTATTTTTTGAGATTCTGGATATTTTGACATTAATAGTTTATAAATTTGATTAAGTTCATTATCCCATTTTTTATGTAAAATTTCTCGATAGCTGACATATTCTGTGCAAGAACTTGTATTATCAAGAGTATATCCATCTAATTTATTTTCAACAGGTCTCATTCTATTTATCATCGCTTTTTCATAAGATGGTTTTGGAGCATTTATTTTTGCTTTAACTACTTTTGGCTCTGTTTTTACTTCTGCTTCTTTTTTTTGTATTAAGTTGAGATTGTACTGATTGTATAGAAGCCATATTTTGAGTTTCCACTTGCCTTTTCAATTGTTCTTCTTGTTCTGTTTCTAATTTTATTATTTTCTTTTGCATATTTAAAATATAAAATATTCCACTAAGAAGTATAATTGTAGATAAAATAATTATTACTCCAATTAAAATTTTGATTATAGTTTGATTATTTTTTCTTGCATTTAAATTTTCTCCTCTTTTTTCATTCTAATAATTTCCATTTAAAAATTTACCTTCTGAAACAGTAGGTATTTCCAATGTATTTCTATAAACTTCTATCAAATATTCATCTACAATTTTAGTAAATTCTTTTTCTATATTTCTTGAAATCATTGGTAAAATATATCCTGCTGGCAAACTTTTTAAAGCTGTTCCCCTAATTTCCAAATATTAGTATTTGAATTATATTTGGCATATGAAATATATCCAACAGGAGCAAAGAATAATTTTTTACTTACATCATAATTAATATTTATATCATTATCTTCAAATATAACTGTAACATTTCTAACTACATTCTCATTTACTCTACACAAAGAGGCTTTAAAAGTTGTTATGTATTTAGAATTATTTTTTGTAGTTTTCCAAATTTCTAAACAATAAGCATTAATTTTATCATAATTATAATTTTTATTATTAATATTAAACGAACTATTAGCCTGTGCCACTAAAGTTAATATAACAATTCCTAATAAAATAAATTTTTTCATTTTAAATATTCTTCTTCAAATTCTATAAATTAATTTTCTAAAAATGTTTTACATTTAGAAAGCTCTTTTCTCTTTAGCTTTCGTAAGTTGTTGTAACTATTGTAAAGTCTGTCATCTGTGCTTCCCTCATATACATCAATATTTATATTACCATTTGATAAAAATTTATATTTAAATTCTCTTCTAATTGGTGCACCTTCATAGATTTCAAGACCATCTAATATTAAATCACCATTTTCTTCTCTTACACCAACTAGATAATTACCATTATCTGAATCATGTGCAAATATATTTTTATCTATGTATGCACATATATCAAATCCTGAATCAGTTTTATATGTCCATTTTCCCCAATATTTTTTTGGTACATTGCTGTCTTTTTCTGAATAATAATAATTACCACTTGACATTATGACTGGTCCAGCACAATCATTACCTGTATCTAATAAAATTCCATTATTTTCTGTAAACGCTACTTTTAAAGTACAATTATAATCTGTTCTATTCTCTTCATCTACAAAGTCTTCATAATGTTTATCCAATAAAAATTCTACAATTTCTCCTTCTTTAATTTTAAAAGATTTTTCTTCAGTTTCAAAAATATTTCCTTGAACATATCCGTTAAGTGCTACTAAGAAATATTTAATTCCATTCTCAGTTTTATAACTTTTTAAAAATATTTTCTTTTCTCTGGTGCCGTTATAAGTCCCTTCCTTTATATAATCAGAAAATGATAAATTTCCTAATACCAACAATAATAAAAATAATATTTTTTTCATAATTACTTATCCTCCTCTAAAATTAATAATTTTTCAAAAATTACCTTACCAACTGGCTTTTATGAATATATCCATATTCATTATATCCACGGACATTGTAAACAATATAATACCAATTTTTCTCATTATAATTATTATCCTTTAAAAAATATATTCGTTAAATGTAATATTTAATTAACTGATTGTATATACTAAAAATTAATCTGAATTTTCTATCAATTTTATTAAAGAATAACTAATCAATAAAACACCACTACATATATAAATTGTTTTTGAAGTTTCTGTTCCTGAAATTTCTCCCCCTTTAATAGAAGCTGCCATAATATAATTATAGGCATCCCCACCAACATATTCTTTTGCAGAGGTAATTTCTTGATTAGGAATATAGTATCTAATACCCTTTGAGAAAAGGACTATACCTGCAATTAAAATCACAAATAATACTAATTTTAACTTTGTCTGTTTTAAATTTACATTTGTATTATTATATATTTTTTCTTGTTCCATTTTATTTCCTCCTAATTTGTATAATTATTATAATAATTGTCTACTTCATTACTATAAAACTGTTTTGCCTTATACTGCGAATTTGCATTATTCCAATAAGTTCCTTTATAATGACAACCAGCTTCATTCTCCATATCTTCATCAGCTATTGCCAAAATTACTACTTGCCTAATTTGTGCAATTTTTTGTAAATATTCCTTATAAGCGTCATCAACTTCGATATATGTTGCTTGTATAAATGGTTTATTCGTTCCTGGCACTATTCTTTTATCAACTTTTTCAATTTCTTTTATTGCCTCACAATATTCAGCTTTTATATCTATATAAGCCTGATATTGGTTTTCTACTCCTATTAAAGTCTGCTCATACCCTAAACTTCTTTTAGAAAATGTTGAAGTTTTTCCATTATTTTTTTTATATTCATAACCGGTAATAACTTCATAATTACCATTATTGGAAGAAATATTTTTAGTTTTTTCATTACTTTTATTTTTATCCTCTATTATTGTAGCATTGTCTTTAGATGTATTTTCTTTTTTAGTCAAATTTCCATTATTTTTTTTATTAATAAAATACAACCAACCAGAAATATTTATTAATACGATTATAGTACTAATTAATAACAAAATTACAATATTGTCTTTAAATTTATATTTTTTATTATTGTAATCTATATCTTCGTTAGTAGAATTTTCTGATTGCTTATATTTTGTTTTTTCTGATTCTGTTTCAAAAAAATTTAACTTTT
Proteins encoded in this window:
- a CDS encoding FeoB-associated Cys-rich membrane protein produces the protein MVKTFIVAVIAAIIVLAVFRKIYKDYKKNKNFCGTDCCSCSGASTCNSHRETEDNKK
- a CDS encoding tyrosine-type recombinase/integrase — translated: MAKNRTKKGNGRGSITKTKKNKPYWVRVTDSVTKKRVSLGLYKTKKEAQQKLDEYLFNPYNLETHTMTFEEIFNLFKEAQEKNVAKATFKSYINSYKRCKPLYNLIFRDIKAPQLQSLINSLNCSKGTKSITKGFLSVLYKYAIEMEILTTNRVEHIKLPKESKPKKINIFTGYDIKKLWDNIKIDWVEYILIMIYTGMRIGEAVNLKKENVDLINGIIFGGNKTEKGMNRKIPIRDDIYPIIENLYKDSPTDYLFYNKNWVFKKKNNENKPIRENYFREKFYKTLETLGIEKHETHDCRKTLATFMSKYQLNEVQITDILGHENINTTNDYYIKVDEQELKKSINRIDFFKGVV
- a CDS encoding transcriptional regulator, whose amino-acid sequence is MNLELKKEMYNILKDKIRDRKLSYKKLSEKMRISESGFNKKINGKYFFTQEEIFLLKRILKLKNSELIQIFF
- a CDS encoding protein rep; its protein translation is MNKEEKYIEYYEKGIKIYEKEEFKDVISEKRLLNIKNCYNEYLYWYNHSEWLHRIFRCKKSACPVCNLKNKAIKFYNFKDRAFELMKEYEVFCLTLNGNNVEIEANKIIKEIDDNNKNLKKLLNRPFMKRIVREYFKVTEIKYTNYDSLPHIHIVLFVIKGVYKHFKINELRQLITQEWKKSKGFNANVELKKVGTQKKLEKTINYLTIAKKKQLTALFNNTNALKTHLEVIDRKRLFVWSRD
- a CDS encoding helix-turn-helix domain-containing protein, with amino-acid sequence MDEKNKEYNVEIGAIIRNHRKNKKITQIQLAERVGLGKVSIQKYESGERAVPFNVLVNIFKELDINIDVLKKFFKNEEISDFKNILSSLLLGEKSKKKLKQILLFIDYFESLGFSFFITNTLDNENNLRYGTLEDFIRNPKVVIVKAPNNNYFNIGIKDFLRFLTLYSTNNIKNLYSFLEIYHLDRSDTINDPSEIDRIQDLFSEYPLTQESNFEEILEKLDKKNKGV
- a CDS encoding OadG family protein → MEKDNDNKVIKILIGVVVILSTIILLSGVFYILNMQKKIIKLEEKQKEQFKPQIEKSVPTTEVVQPQTNNETKEQIQQATNSKVSSQKSKKNSSKKQTIN
- a CDS encoding lysozyme inhibitor LprI family protein; this translates as MINRMRPVENKLDGYTLDNTSSCTEYVSYREILHKKWDNELNQIYKLLMSKYPESQKIALRNEERAWIKKREKSMDSIASEMNGCIGAAVTIVNSEIDTIKSRAIELARRYDGL